The nucleotide window GAACAATGCGGAAACCCTCACTCGAAATTCGCCAGCCCATCACATCGAGGGTATCGCGATATGTCGTGGAGAGGGAGCCAAGCACACGAGGCCCAGCCACCTCTACTTCATCGCCAACGACAAGACATGCGGCGGCACCATCGCCGAAAAGGGCGGATGCGATCACATTACTCTTGGAACGGTCCGAAAGCTGAAACGCAAAGCTGCAGAGTTCGACACTAACGACCAAAGCTCGCTCGCGCGGAAAGGCCTTGACATAATCGAACGCCCGCGCAATGCCGCCAACACCGGCGGCACATCCCAGCCCCCATATTGGAATTCGCTTGATGTGAGGATTGAGAGGGATGCGATTGAAGAGCCGCGCATCGATAGATGGCGTCGAAAGACCCGTGGTCGAGACGAAAAAGATCGCATCGAAATCCGTCGTAGAAATGCCGCATTGCTCGGCAAGATCGCACACGACCCGCTCGGCGAGTACGAGCGTCTCAGCGATATAGCGGTCGTTGGTTTCGGTAAAACTGTGCGGGACCTCGAACCACTCGATCTCCGCCGCAAAATGGCGGCGATCGATCTTCGCGTTATCGAAGACCGGCGCGAGCCGCTCGGCAATCGGACCGAACATCTTCAGAACGCGCGCCCTTGCCTCCGATTGTTCGAGTACATTCGGAGGAACGGCGATGGAAACCCCTGCGATGCGTGGCATGTGCTACTTAATGACACCAATGGTGAAAGAAGAATGACAAATGACGAATGACTAAGGCCAAATTAGGGATAGAAATTCATGCCATCCGACATTTGGGGCTGTGCGTCGTCTTTTGTCATTGGTCATTGAGTAGCCATCAACGCCTTAAGCCTTCCGATGACCTTTTGTGCTTCGGGAACGCGGAATAGATAGTACAATACAAGTGTGAATATGGCGGTGAGCACGGCTCCAATCGCAAATCGAGCCAAGATTGGAGCCTGACTTGCCAAGGCGCCCGTCAGCAAATAGCTTGCAGCAGTGGCAGCCGATGCAATAAGCACAATTCTCGTCGTCCGGCCAAGTTGGAAACTCGGACCGATCCAGCGCTGGGCCAGCATACTCTCAGTAACGCACGCGCCGGAGTTTGCGAGTTGCGTGCCGATCATCGCTCCCAAGCCTCCCCAGTGTCGGATCAGAAAATAATTCGCGACAAGATTCGCAATGCCCCACCCAAGACGGTTAAAAAAAACAACGCGCTCCTTGCCGATCGTGACTAATGACGTCACGTGTAGGCCGCCGCCGAAGCCCAGGACCGTGACGGCCAGGGCACCGAGGCCAAAGGTGACCATCGGCACGGCTCCCGCGAATTTCGGACCGTAAATCGCTTCCACCCCCAGCGGAGCGAATGCCAGCATGAAGAAAATGAGCGGAGCAGTCGTGACGGACTGAAATCCCGCAATATCGCGCCGGGCGCGATAAAGCCGCGGAAACGGGCGCGATGGAGTTCCGTCGTGTGCCTCCTCATCGGTGTGGGCCAGTTCGCTGAAGACGGCGATGAGTGTATGGCCGAGCCCGAAGAGAAAAATGTACTCCGTCATGAGAACAATGCGGGCTGCTGCCTCATAGAGCCCGATGTCGGCCGCGTTCTCTCCGAGCATGGCGCGCATCATGAGGAAGTCGGGTTGACGACCCAGAAGCGTTGTGAGCATGTCGTTGCCCCATGTCGTGATGCCATAGAGCATGAACGGCAGCACTACGAACACGCGAAGATAGCTTGGCCGCCCGATGAGCCGCGTCAGATGTAAGATGACCTGCTTGAGTTCTCGCCCGATTCCGGGGCTGCTCGTTGGCTCGACCAGTCGATGCACCCAGGGCAGCAGCAATACTGCATTCAAAACCGGCGCGATCGCAAAGAGGGCAACGGCGCCTTCGAGTGTCAGATGATTGGTGAAGACCATCACGACGCCGCCCGCAAGCATCAGCCCGCGCGTGACTAAGCTCGCGAAGAAGATCCATTTGACTTCGAGCAGCCCAATCAGCGTGAAGGTGGAAAACGCCACGCCCACCTGCCCGAATAGGAATATCATGAGGTATGGCCAGAGCGTGCGGAGGTTTCCGAGAGAGGCCGCAAACGATGGGACATATTCCGGCACGACACCAAGCGCGACCGCGACAAGAATGGAAATGACGAGCGTGACCATGAGGCGGAAGGCCAGCATCTCTATCAGAAACGGCCGGACACCCTCGATCTTCTTCTCGCCGTATTGTGACTCGCCGCGCGCGATCCGCGGTAAGTAGCGCAAGAGCACGCCATCGACGGCAAACGCGGCGAGGATCGCGAGCGTGGTGCAGATTGAACAGTAAACGGCATAGTTGCCTCCGAGTTCGGGACCGAACTTGCGGACGACAAGAATGGAGTAGAGGCTCATCCCGCCGTACTCGACCATCTTATACAGGTGATTCCACGCGAATCCGCGGGTGACCCGATGGCTGCTCATCGTACTGTTGAATGAGTGACGAACACTTCTTCGATCGCATCGCGCGCATCCAACGCAAACCGATGCCAGCTATAATGCACAGTCGCTCGTTCGCGAGCGCGATTGGCGAGTTGTTCCCGTTTCTCGGGTTTCAGATCGATGGCAATTCGAATCTTGGCAGCTAGATCCTCGGCGTTATTCTCTTGAAAGACAAAGCCAGCATCGTCAATGACTTCCGGGATCGCACCCGAAGATGACCCAATCACAATCTTCCCGGCAGCCATGGCCTCGACGAGCACCCTACCAAATTGTTCGGCCCACATCGCTTTACGCCGGCTAGGCAACACAAGAATATCGAGTGCATGCATGTAATCCGGTACCTCCCCATGCGCGACCGAAGGTACATGACGAAAATCAGCAGCAATGCCTCGCACCGCTACGAGTCGCAAAATGGCCTGCTCCGCCTCCCCGCTGCCAACAAGCAGTAACTTCATCGCGCGGTCCGGAATTTCCTGCTTCAGATTGGCGAACGCTTCGATTAGAAGATCGACACCCTTCATCTCGATCAGGCGTCCAACATACCCAATCACGAGGTCGCTGTCAGCAATACCAAGGGCCACTCGAACTTCGCGTGCTCGTCCAGGTCGTGGAGCACTATATGCAACGGAGTCCACCCCATAGCCAATCGTGCGCACCGGCTTTCGAAATCCGGAGTCGCGCAGCACTTGAATGCCAGCCGTATTTGCGGTTAACCCAAAGTCCATTCGAGGAAGTGTCCAGCGCGC belongs to Bacteroidota bacterium and includes:
- a CDS encoding oligosaccharide flippase family protein — its product is MSSHRVTRGFAWNHLYKMVEYGGMSLYSILVVRKFGPELGGNYAVYCSICTTLAILAAFAVDGVLLRYLPRIARGESQYGEKKIEGVRPFLIEMLAFRLMVTLVISILVAVALGVVPEYVPSFAASLGNLRTLWPYLMIFLFGQVGVAFSTFTLIGLLEVKWIFFASLVTRGLMLAGGVVMVFTNHLTLEGAVALFAIAPVLNAVLLLPWVHRLVEPTSSPGIGRELKQVILHLTRLIGRPSYLRVFVVLPFMLYGITTWGNDMLTTLLGRQPDFLMMRAMLGENAADIGLYEAAARIVLMTEYIFLFGLGHTLIAVFSELAHTDEEAHDGTPSRPFPRLYRARRDIAGFQSVTTAPLIFFMLAFAPLGVEAIYGPKFAGAVPMVTFGLGALAVTVLGFGGGLHVTSLVTIGKERVVFFNRLGWGIANLVANYFLIRHWGGLGAMIGTQLANSGACVTESMLAQRWIGPSFQLGRTTRIVLIASAATAASYLLTGALASQAPILARFAIGAVLTAIFTLVLYYLFRVPEAQKVIGRLKALMATQ
- a CDS encoding glycosyltransferase, with the protein product MRVLIINSMFANRLYRRAADELGALPETELTMLTVDAWRMNGRPMPFEELQAGSPYAAVIGNAGWRGYENRGFYRSGIIRAFRQSNPEVIFLMEEPFSVFAAEVLLIRSLLAPTVPVVFFTWNNLSLTTFDYRPSSFYRNVARWTLPRMDFGLTANTAGIQVLRDSGFRKPVRTIGYGVDSVAYSAPRPGRAREVRVALGIADSDLVIGYVGRLIEMKGVDLLIEAFANLKQEIPDRAMKLLLVGSGEAEQAILRLVAVRGIAADFRHVPSVAHGEVPDYMHALDILVLPSRRKAMWAEQFGRVLVEAMAAGKIVIGSSSGAIPEVIDDAGFVFQENNAEDLAAKIRIAIDLKPEKREQLANRARERATVHYSWHRFALDARDAIEEVFVTHSTVR
- a CDS encoding 3-oxoacyl-[acyl-carrier-protein] synthase III C-terminal domain-containing protein is translated as MPRIAGVSIAVPPNVLEQSEARARVLKMFGPIAERLAPVFDNAKIDRRHFAAEIEWFEVPHSFTETNDRYIAETLVLAERVVCDLAEQCGISTTDFDAIFFVSTTGLSTPSIDARLFNRIPLNPHIKRIPIWGLGCAAGVGGIARAFDYVKAFPRERALVVSVELCSFAFQLSDRSKSNVIASALFGDGAAACLVVGDEVEVAGPRVLGSLSTTYRDTLDVMGWRISSEGFRIVLSRDIPSIVTSLVAENIQELLAKHKLDLSQITHFIAHPGGVKVIEAYEQALAPSPHAMRHSYDVLRANGNMSSATVLFILKRFLEENHPGSGEYGIITALGPGFSSELVLVQW